In Streptomyces nodosus, one DNA window encodes the following:
- the greA gene encoding transcription elongation factor GreA produces the protein MTQTSENVTWLTQEAYNKLKEELGYLTGPARTEIAAKIAAAREEGDLRENGGYHAAKEEQGKQELRVRQLTQLLENAQVGETPTSADGAVAPGMVVTIAFDGDEDDTLTFLLASREYASADIETYSPQSPLGTGVIGHKVGEDAEYELPNGRTASVKILKAEPYQG, from the coding sequence GTGACCCAGACCAGCGAGAACGTCACCTGGCTGACCCAGGAGGCGTACAACAAGCTCAAGGAGGAGCTTGGCTACCTTACTGGTCCTGCGCGCACGGAGATCGCCGCCAAGATCGCCGCTGCGCGCGAGGAGGGCGACCTGCGCGAGAACGGCGGGTACCACGCGGCCAAGGAGGAGCAGGGCAAGCAGGAGCTTCGTGTGCGCCAGCTGACCCAGCTCCTGGAGAACGCCCAGGTCGGCGAGACCCCGACCTCGGCCGATGGTGCCGTCGCGCCGGGCATGGTCGTGACCATCGCGTTTGACGGTGACGAGGACGACACGCTGACGTTCCTGCTCGCCTCCCGCGAGTACGCGAGCGCCGACATCGAGACGTACTCGCCGCAGTCCCCGCTGGGCACCGGAGTGATCGGCCACAAGGTCGGCGAGGACGCGGAGTACGAGCTGCCGAACGGCAGGACCGCCTCGGTGAAGATCCTCAAGGCCGAGCCCTACCAGGGCTGA
- a CDS encoding DUF4307 domain-containing protein: MSTASTRLPDGRYGRSSDERADQTLKIVGAALGAVLLVVVGWFAYHYVGQSKISAQVITFDASKNAVDIHLEVRKDADASGYCTLRSQSADGAEVGRADFRFDGRATRIDKVVTLRTTAQGTTAELLGCHGE, translated from the coding sequence ATGAGTACGGCGAGTACCCGGCTGCCCGACGGCCGCTACGGCCGCTCCTCGGACGAACGCGCCGACCAGACACTCAAGATCGTCGGTGCCGCGCTCGGGGCGGTGCTGCTCGTCGTCGTCGGCTGGTTCGCGTACCACTATGTCGGCCAGAGCAAGATCAGCGCCCAGGTCATCACCTTCGATGCCTCGAAGAACGCGGTCGACATCCATCTCGAGGTGCGCAAGGACGCGGACGCCTCCGGCTACTGCACCCTGCGCTCCCAGTCGGCGGACGGCGCCGAGGTGGGCCGCGCGGACTTCCGGTTCGACGGCCGCGCCACGCGCATCGACAAGGTCGTCACCCTGCGCACCACGGCGCAGGGCACCACCGCGGAGCTGCTGGGTTGCCACGGGGAGTGA
- the mca gene encoding mycothiol conjugate amidase Mca, whose product MTDQLRLMAVHAHPDDESSKGAATMAKYVAEGVDVLVVTCTGGERGSILNPKLQGDTYIEENIHEVRRKEMDEAREILGVKQEWLGFVDSGLPEGDPLPPLPEGCFALEDVDKAAGELVRKIRAFRPQVITTYDENGGYPHPDHIMTHQISMVAFEGAADTEKYPEPEFGPAYRPLKLYYNQGFNRPRTEALHEALLARGLESPYGDWLKRWSEFERAERTLTTHVPCADFFEIRDKALIAHATQIDPDGGWFRVPLDLQKAVWPTEEYELAKSHVDTSLPEDDLFAGVRRP is encoded by the coding sequence TTGACTGACCAACTGCGACTGATGGCCGTGCACGCCCACCCCGACGACGAATCGAGCAAGGGCGCGGCCACCATGGCGAAGTATGTGGCCGAGGGGGTGGATGTGCTGGTGGTGACCTGCACGGGCGGGGAGCGCGGCTCCATCCTCAACCCGAAGCTCCAGGGCGACACCTATATCGAGGAGAACATCCACGAGGTGCGCCGGAAGGAGATGGACGAGGCCCGGGAGATCCTCGGTGTCAAGCAGGAGTGGCTGGGTTTCGTGGACTCCGGTCTGCCGGAGGGTGACCCGCTGCCTCCGCTCCCCGAGGGCTGTTTCGCCCTGGAGGACGTCGACAAGGCGGCCGGTGAGCTGGTCCGCAAGATCCGTGCGTTCCGCCCGCAGGTGATCACCACCTATGACGAGAACGGCGGCTATCCGCACCCCGACCACATCATGACCCACCAGATCTCGATGGTGGCCTTCGAGGGCGCGGCGGACACCGAGAAGTACCCCGAGCCGGAGTTCGGCCCCGCCTACCGGCCGCTGAAGCTGTACTACAACCAGGGCTTCAACCGGCCCCGCACCGAGGCGCTGCACGAGGCGCTGCTGGCGCGCGGCCTGGAGTCGCCGTACGGGGACTGGCTGAAGCGGTGGAGCGAGTTCGAGCGCGCCGAGCGGACGCTGACCACCCATGTCCCGTGCGCGGACTTCTTCGAGATCCGGGACAAGGCGCTGATCGCGCACGCCACGCAGATCGACCCCGACGGCGGCTGGTTCCGGGTCCCGCTGGACCTCCAGAAGGCGGTCTGGCCGACGGAGGAGTACGAGCTGGCGAAGTCCCATGTGGACACCTCCCTCCCGGAGGACGACCTCTTTGCAGGCGTCCGCCGGCCCTGA
- a CDS encoding winged helix-turn-helix domain-containing protein, translating to MPEPELTSLERTALYKSLGNPLRRRILEYLGSHEEANSTVLARVLGESSGTTSYHLRKLAEQRLIEEIPEKSGGRERWWRALPFRHTTPDPATMTAEEYAAAEHLALLKIDVDTELFRRAHQEYRGPDGWAQVMRAGTWMTREEVGEFVREYQALLDRYGHAREDAPEGARPVSVRLYAVPAPVGEWGREPTGP from the coding sequence ATGCCGGAGCCCGAACTGACCAGCCTCGAGCGCACCGCGCTCTACAAATCCCTCGGCAACCCCTTGCGCCGCCGCATCCTGGAGTACCTGGGCAGCCACGAGGAGGCGAACTCCACCGTGCTCGCCAGGGTCCTCGGGGAGAGCTCCGGCACCACCAGCTACCACCTGCGCAAGCTCGCCGAGCAGCGCCTCATCGAGGAGATCCCGGAGAAGTCCGGCGGCCGTGAGCGCTGGTGGCGCGCCCTGCCCTTCCGCCACACCACTCCCGACCCGGCCACGATGACCGCCGAGGAGTACGCGGCCGCGGAGCACCTGGCGCTGCTGAAGATCGACGTGGACACCGAGCTCTTCCGCCGCGCCCACCAGGAGTACCGCGGGCCGGACGGCTGGGCCCAGGTCATGCGGGCCGGCACCTGGATGACCAGGGAGGAAGTAGGCGAGTTCGTCCGCGAGTACCAGGCGCTCCTGGACCGGTACGGCCATGCGCGGGAGGACGCCCCGGAGGGGGCGCGCCCGGTCAGTGTGCGGCTCTACGCGGTGCCCGCCCCCGTGGGAGAGTGGGGGCGTGAACCGACTGGCCCATGA
- a CDS encoding thioredoxin domain-containing protein: protein MNRLAHETSPYLLQHAGNPVDWWPWSAEAFEEARRRNVPVLLSVGYSSCHWCHVMAHESFEDEATAGLLNEQFVSVKVDREERPDVDAVYMEAVQAATGQGGWPMTVFLTPDAEPFYFGTYFPPAPRHGMPSFRQILEGVRTAWAERREEVTEVAGKIARDLAGRELAFDGTGTPGEEELAQALLGLTREYDPQRGGFGGAPKFPPSMVIEFLLRHHARTGSEGALQMAGDTAERMARGGIYDQLGGGFARYSVDRDWVVPHFEKMLYDNALLCRVYAHLWRTTGSELARRVALETADFMVRELRTGEGGFASALDADSDDGSGRQVEGAHYVWTPAQLAEALGPEDAELAAQYFGVTEEGTFEHGSSVLQLPQQEGVFDAQRIESIRRRLLERRAERPAPGRDDKVVAAWNGLAIAALAETGAYFDRPDLVEAALSAADLLVRLHLDEHARLVRTSRDGRAGTHAGVLEDYADVAEGFLALASVTGEGVWLEFAGLLLDQVLTRFSDDDGALYDTAVDAEQLLRRPQDPTDNATPSGWTAAAGALLSYAAGTGSARHREAAEGALGVVKALGPRAPRFIGWGLAVAEALLDGPREVAVVGPAPDDPATRDLHRTALLGTAPGAVVAVGTPGSGELPLLADRELVDGAPAAYVCRHFTCDAPTTDPERLRRELSG, encoded by the coding sequence GTGAACCGACTGGCCCATGAGACCTCCCCGTATCTGCTCCAGCACGCCGGCAACCCCGTCGACTGGTGGCCCTGGTCGGCCGAGGCCTTCGAGGAGGCCCGCCGGCGGAACGTCCCCGTCCTGCTGAGCGTCGGCTACAGCAGCTGCCACTGGTGCCATGTCATGGCGCACGAGTCCTTCGAGGACGAGGCGACCGCCGGCCTTCTCAACGAGCAGTTCGTGAGCGTCAAGGTCGACCGCGAGGAGCGGCCGGACGTCGACGCCGTCTATATGGAGGCCGTGCAGGCCGCCACCGGTCAGGGCGGCTGGCCCATGACCGTCTTCCTCACCCCGGACGCCGAGCCCTTCTACTTCGGGACCTACTTCCCGCCCGCCCCCCGGCACGGCATGCCCTCCTTCCGCCAGATCCTCGAAGGCGTCCGCACCGCCTGGGCCGAGCGCCGGGAGGAGGTGACGGAGGTCGCCGGGAAGATCGCCCGGGACCTCGCCGGGCGCGAACTGGCCTTCGACGGGACGGGGACCCCCGGTGAGGAGGAGCTCGCCCAGGCCCTGCTCGGGCTCACCCGCGAGTACGACCCGCAGCGTGGCGGCTTCGGCGGGGCACCCAAGTTCCCGCCGTCCATGGTGATCGAGTTCCTGTTGCGCCACCACGCCCGCACCGGTTCCGAGGGCGCCCTCCAGATGGCCGGCGACACCGCCGAGCGGATGGCGCGCGGCGGCATCTACGACCAGCTCGGCGGCGGCTTCGCCCGCTACTCCGTCGACCGCGACTGGGTGGTGCCGCACTTCGAGAAGATGCTCTACGACAACGCCCTGCTGTGCCGCGTCTACGCCCATCTGTGGCGCACCACCGGTTCCGAGCTCGCCCGACGGGTCGCTCTGGAGACCGCCGACTTCATGGTGCGTGAACTGCGCACCGGCGAGGGCGGGTTCGCCTCCGCGCTGGACGCCGACAGCGACGACGGAAGCGGCCGTCAGGTCGAGGGCGCCCACTATGTGTGGACGCCCGCGCAGCTCGCCGAGGCGCTCGGCCCCGAGGACGCCGAACTCGCCGCGCAGTATTTCGGCGTGACCGAGGAGGGCACCTTCGAGCACGGCAGCTCCGTACTGCAACTCCCGCAGCAGGAGGGTGTGTTCGACGCGCAGAGGATCGAGTCGATCAGGCGTCGGCTGCTGGAGCGGAGGGCGGAGCGCCCCGCCCCCGGCCGCGACGACAAGGTGGTCGCCGCCTGGAACGGACTCGCCATCGCCGCCCTCGCCGAGACCGGCGCCTACTTCGACCGCCCCGACCTCGTGGAGGCCGCGCTCTCCGCCGCCGACCTGCTGGTACGGCTGCATCTGGACGAGCACGCCCGTCTCGTCCGTACGTCCAGGGACGGCCGGGCCGGCACCCATGCGGGCGTGCTGGAGGACTACGCCGATGTCGCCGAGGGTTTCCTGGCGCTGGCCTCCGTCACCGGTGAGGGTGTCTGGCTGGAGTTCGCCGGGCTCCTGCTCGACCAGGTGCTCACCCGGTTCAGCGACGACGACGGGGCGCTGTACGACACGGCCGTCGACGCGGAGCAGCTTCTGCGCCGCCCCCAGGACCCGACCGACAACGCCACCCCCTCCGGCTGGACCGCCGCCGCGGGCGCCCTGCTGTCCTATGCCGCAGGGACCGGCTCCGCACGCCACCGCGAGGCCGCGGAGGGGGCGCTGGGCGTGGTCAAGGCGCTGGGGCCGCGTGCGCCCCGGTTCATCGGCTGGGGTCTCGCGGTGGCCGAGGCGCTGCTCGACGGGCCCCGTGAGGTCGCCGTCGTCGGCCCGGCCCCCGACGATCCCGCCACCCGGGACCTGCACCGCACGGCGCTTCTGGGCACGGCGCCCGGAGCGGTGGTCGCCGTGGGCACCCCGGGGAGCGGGGAACTGCCGCTGCTCGCCGATCGCGAGCTGGTCGACGGCGCGCCGGCCGCCTATGTCTGCCGTCACTTCACCTGTGACGCCCCCACCACCGATCCGGAGCGGCTGCGCCGGGAGCTGAGCGGCTGA
- a CDS encoding Mut7-C RNAse domain-containing protein → MNGPGIHIEFAPELGLFVPHGRRGKATEVVTDGAATLGHVVESLGVPLTEVGTLLVDGRQVPVSHVPAAGESVAVRPVSRPQRVPGAPLRFLLDVHLGTLARRLRLLGVDTAYESTDIGDPALAARSAAEQRVMLSRDRGLLRRRELWAGAFVYSTRPDDQLPDVLDRFAPELRPWTRCTACNGLLRDATKDEVADQLEHGTRRTYDVFARCRECGRAYWKGAHHDQLEAIVERALAQAPGRL, encoded by the coding sequence GTGAACGGACCCGGGATCCACATCGAGTTCGCCCCCGAGCTGGGGCTCTTCGTGCCGCACGGACGGCGCGGGAAGGCCACCGAGGTCGTCACCGACGGCGCCGCCACCCTCGGCCATGTCGTCGAGTCGCTGGGCGTGCCGCTGACCGAGGTGGGGACGCTCCTGGTCGACGGCCGCCAGGTGCCGGTCTCGCATGTGCCCGCCGCCGGCGAGTCCGTCGCCGTACGCCCCGTGTCGCGCCCCCAGCGCGTCCCGGGCGCCCCGCTGCGGTTCCTGCTCGATGTGCACCTCGGCACCCTGGCCCGTCGGCTGCGGCTGCTCGGCGTGGACACGGCGTACGAGTCCACGGACATCGGCGACCCGGCGCTCGCCGCCCGCTCGGCCGCCGAGCAGCGCGTGATGCTCAGCCGTGACCGGGGTCTGCTGCGCCGCCGGGAGCTGTGGGCGGGCGCCTTTGTCTACAGCACCCGGCCGGACGACCAACTCCCGGACGTGCTGGACCGGTTCGCCCCCGAGCTGCGGCCGTGGACCCGGTGCACCGCCTGCAACGGACTGCTCCGCGACGCCACCAAGGACGAGGTGGCCGACCAGCTCGAACACGGCACGCGGCGCACCTATGACGTCTTCGCCCGGTGCCGGGAGTGCGGCCGCGCGTACTGGAAGGGCGCCCACCACGATCAACTGGAGGCCATCGTGGAGCGCGCCCTGGCCCAGGCACCGGGCCGGCTCTGA
- a CDS encoding TetR/AcrR family transcriptional regulator produces the protein MTTMAATAHRSTPAARPPLGLRERKKIKTRTAIRKATYRLVQEQGYDATTVEQIAEAAEVSPSTVFRYFPTKEDIVVTDEYDPVLEEELRDRPADEELPASLRYVMRQAIERSLSGEYETREEMALRARLMVEVPAVRSRMIESMSVTGRMMCRVVAERTGRDPGDLEVRVYCMGIVGALMEASRYWAEHGQQGDMAAYVDRTLAVLEHGLGRRKSEAP, from the coding sequence ATGACGACCATGGCCGCCACCGCACACCGCTCGACCCCCGCCGCCCGACCGCCCCTGGGACTCCGTGAGCGGAAGAAGATCAAGACTCGTACGGCGATCCGCAAGGCGACGTACCGCCTGGTCCAGGAGCAGGGCTACGACGCCACCACCGTCGAGCAGATCGCCGAGGCGGCCGAGGTCTCACCCTCCACGGTGTTCCGGTACTTCCCCACCAAGGAGGACATCGTCGTCACCGACGAGTACGACCCGGTCCTGGAGGAGGAACTGCGCGACCGGCCCGCCGACGAGGAGCTGCCGGCCTCGCTCCGGTACGTGATGCGCCAGGCCATCGAGCGGAGTCTGTCCGGGGAGTACGAGACGCGCGAGGAGATGGCGCTGCGGGCACGGCTGATGGTCGAGGTGCCCGCGGTCCGCTCACGGATGATCGAGAGCATGTCGGTCACCGGCCGGATGATGTGCAGGGTGGTGGCCGAGCGCACCGGACGCGATCCCGGCGACCTGGAGGTGCGGGTGTACTGCATGGGCATCGTCGGGGCGCTGATGGAGGCCTCCCGCTACTGGGCGGAGCACGGTCAGCAGGGAGACATGGCCGCGTATGTCGACCGTACGCTCGCCGTGCTGGAGCACGGTCTGGGCCGGCGGAAGTCAGAGGCGCCCTGA
- a CDS encoding MFS transporter encodes MATVIHDEETRRDPRRWWALGALVASMLVLGFDMTILNVALPTMARDLGASIGQQQWMADAYVVVFASLMLPAGLLGDRFGRRRMLIAGLTVFLAGSLAGALVSEVTPVIVARAVMGVGGALVMPLALAVLPSLFEPDERTKAVGAVSAASALGLPLGPIIGGWLLDHFWWGSVFLINVPMAAIGITACVFLMPETRDPASPKVDAVSTALTAAGLGVLIYAIIEAPDRGWGDPLVLGLFTAAAVLLALLVVRERSAARPMLDLSLLGRRGFLLNTLAATLVMFVLSGLMFVLPQYLQAVLGHDAFATGVRMLPMMGGLLIAARGAAPVVARFGPRAVISSGLVVLAFAAFLGSRTTVHDGYGFTALWLSVAGVGFGFAVVPAMDAALGALPRDRAGSGSGLMMTVRQVGGAVGIALLGSLLASTYADRLDTSALPHAAAGTAADSVVGAHVIADRLGDRALAASADAAYLHGMDLVLLVSGVAALVTALGAAALLPRPEAGRSPRGESPGMAEAPENVRQ; translated from the coding sequence ATGGCTACTGTCATTCACGACGAAGAGACGCGGCGCGACCCCCGCCGCTGGTGGGCCCTCGGCGCCCTGGTCGCGAGCATGCTCGTGCTCGGTTTCGACATGACGATCCTCAATGTGGCGCTGCCGACGATGGCCCGTGATCTCGGCGCGTCCATCGGCCAGCAGCAGTGGATGGCGGACGCGTATGTCGTCGTCTTCGCCTCGCTGATGCTCCCGGCGGGCCTGCTCGGGGACCGGTTCGGGCGGCGCCGGATGCTGATCGCGGGGCTCACGGTGTTTCTGGCCGGTTCGCTGGCCGGCGCCCTGGTGAGCGAGGTGACACCGGTGATCGTCGCCCGCGCGGTGATGGGGGTCGGCGGGGCGCTGGTGATGCCGCTCGCGCTGGCCGTGCTGCCCTCGCTGTTCGAGCCCGACGAGCGCACCAAGGCGGTCGGAGCCGTCTCGGCGGCCTCCGCGCTGGGCCTGCCGCTGGGACCGATCATCGGCGGCTGGCTGCTCGACCACTTCTGGTGGGGCTCGGTGTTCCTGATCAATGTGCCGATGGCCGCGATCGGCATCACCGCCTGTGTGTTCCTGATGCCCGAGACCAGGGACCCGGCCTCCCCGAAGGTCGACGCGGTCTCCACGGCGCTCACCGCGGCCGGGCTCGGCGTCCTGATCTACGCGATCATCGAGGCGCCGGACCGCGGCTGGGGCGACCCGCTGGTCCTGGGCCTGTTCACCGCCGCCGCGGTGCTGCTCGCGCTGCTCGTGGTGCGCGAGCGCAGCGCCGCGCGGCCGATGCTGGACCTCTCGCTGCTCGGCCGCCGCGGGTTCCTGCTCAACACGCTCGCCGCGACCCTGGTGATGTTCGTGCTGTCCGGGCTGATGTTCGTACTGCCGCAGTATCTACAGGCCGTGCTCGGCCACGACGCGTTCGCCACCGGGGTGCGGATGCTGCCGATGATGGGCGGCTTGCTGATCGCCGCGCGCGGTGCGGCGCCGGTCGTGGCACGGTTCGGACCGCGCGCGGTGATCAGCTCGGGGCTGGTCGTCCTCGCCTTCGCCGCGTTCCTGGGCAGCCGCACCACGGTCCACGACGGGTACGGCTTCACCGCGCTGTGGCTGTCGGTCGCGGGCGTCGGCTTCGGCTTCGCCGTGGTGCCGGCGATGGACGCGGCCCTGGGCGCACTGCCCCGGGACCGGGCCGGCAGCGGGTCCGGGCTGATGATGACCGTCCGCCAGGTGGGCGGCGCCGTCGGTATCGCCCTGCTCGGCTCGCTGCTGGCGAGCACCTACGCGGACCGGCTCGACACCTCCGCCCTTCCGCACGCGGCGGCGGGGACCGCCGCCGACTCCGTGGTCGGCGCCCATGTGATCGCCGACCGGCTCGGCGACCGGGCGCTGGCGGCGTCCGCGGACGCCGCATACCTCCACGGCATGGATCTGGTCCTGCTGGTCAGCGGCGTCGCGGCGCTGGTCACGGCGCTGGGGGCGGCGGCGCTGCTGCCGCGGCCGGAAGCCGGGCGGAGTCCGCGGGGGGAGAGCCCCGGCATGGCAGAGGCCCCGGAGAATGTCCGACAATGA
- the trhA gene encoding PAQR family membrane homeostasis protein TrhA, giving the protein MTASVPDAPTDSPAAGRGPVAPSLPHPVKPKLRGWLHLGMFPAVLVAGLILTALADSTRGRIACGIYVLTACLLFGVSALYHRGNWGPRMGGVLRRLDHANIFLIIAGTYTPLTLLLLPGAKGQWLLWGIWGAAAAGIVFRVFWVGAPRWLYTPCYIAMGWAAVFFLPDFLRTGGIAVLALIVVGGLLYSAGGVIYGIKRPNPSPRWFGFHEVFHSFTLAAFVVHYVGISLVAYQHA; this is encoded by the coding sequence ATGACTGCGTCCGTCCCCGACGCGCCCACGGACTCGCCGGCAGCCGGCCGCGGTCCCGTCGCGCCCTCACTCCCCCACCCGGTCAAGCCGAAGCTCCGCGGCTGGCTGCATCTGGGAATGTTCCCGGCCGTCCTGGTCGCGGGCCTGATCCTCACCGCCCTCGCCGACTCCACGCGCGGCCGCATCGCCTGCGGCATCTATGTGCTGACGGCCTGTCTGCTCTTCGGGGTCAGCGCGCTCTACCACCGCGGCAACTGGGGCCCGCGGATGGGCGGGGTGCTGCGCCGGCTCGACCACGCGAACATCTTCCTGATCATCGCGGGCACCTACACCCCGCTGACCCTGCTGCTCCTGCCGGGCGCGAAGGGCCAGTGGCTGCTGTGGGGCATCTGGGGCGCGGCGGCGGCCGGAATCGTCTTCCGGGTCTTCTGGGTCGGCGCCCCGCGCTGGCTCTACACACCCTGCTACATCGCGATGGGCTGGGCCGCCGTCTTCTTCCTGCCCGACTTCCTGCGCACCGGCGGGATCGCCGTCCTGGCGCTGATCGTCGTCGGCGGGCTGCTCTACAGCGCGGGCGGCGTGATCTACGGCATCAAGCGGCCGAATCCGTCACCGCGCTGGTTCGGCTTCCACGAGGTCTTCCACTCCTTCACCCTGGCGGCGTTCGTCGTGCACTACGTGGGCATCTCCCTGGTGGCCTACCAGCACGCATAA